In Nicotiana tabacum cultivar K326 chromosome 2, ASM71507v2, whole genome shotgun sequence, the following proteins share a genomic window:
- the LOC107786423 gene encoding uncharacterized protein LOC107786423, translated as MQNQNLSVAKTLNPTLLTFQSPSLAHFFNPLRRTLPQFPSTFRTPKPLSIQSRRNDSGRRDIRSFAGRSKGKPGGPSTGRIEGSAEFRRQAKRNARRKSKKLAESLFYRLKNPHGNYPDNFSEEELQMIGLGYDRMVRFMEKDDPNLKNPFDWYKYGQFGPYSWRGVVLGEPIRGRFSDECVSMIGEVKDQEEWEKIEQHEMAQEFQNRLDAMDKNVGFRYFWVFVRHPKWRISDLPWQQWTLVSEVAVEAGNQRLDKWNLMGRLGNMARSLITQCAAWMRPDIVYVQRPVYQCRFEPQDDFFKALAPLLDPESEQDFLFELEDDNGRVELCTYFGGLCKIVRVNPKAFVDDVVKAYEKLNDEKKSKCLGFLLNNHPVMLLHPYTKEWKAKLEEMEMGCDAPDDDDDYGSNNKGETEIVDWIEDDEDGEDGDEDEGQYDVDLDARGSDDDEPGIKEDEDSSQEEDATFWDEEFKKALGSNEAMEKFAKKYMETSTKFYEKNIRAMEEKEEEAKRNGDELAMRGVRAKVSPQEWENLGFGPFRRKLKKGKTPPELFLRAAVRPFTYKNLVKEIVLTRHAIIEGEIGQKK; from the coding sequence ATGCAGAATCAGAACTTGTCCGTagctaaaaccctaaaccctaccCTCTTAACATTTCAATCACCATCTCTCGCCCATTTCTTCAACCCTCTTCGCAGAACACTACCTCAATTTCCATCCACCTTCAGAACTCCAAAGCCTCTCTCTATTCAATCTCGGCGAAATGACAGTGGCCGGAGGGACATCCGATCGTTTGCCGGCCGAAGCAAAGGAAAACCTGGTGGCCCATCAACAGGTCGCATCGAGGGAAGCGCTGAGTTCCGGCGACAAGCTAAGAGAAATGCTCGCCGGAAAAGCAAGAAATTAGCAGAAAGCCTTTTTTACAGGCTTAAGAACCCTCACGGAAACTACCCTGATAATTTCTCCGAAGAAGAGCTTCAAATGATTGGTTTAGGCTATGATAGAATGGTTAGGTTCATGGAAAAAGATGACCCAAATCTCAAAAACCCGTTTGATTGGTATAAATATGGTCAATTTGGCCCATATTCTTGGCGTGGAGTTGTTTTAGGGGAGCCTATTCGAGGGCGATTCTCGGACGAATGTGTATCCATGATTGGTGAAGTTAAAGACCAAGAAGAGTGGGAAAAGATAGAGCAACATGAAATGGCTCAGGAATTTCAGAATAGATTGGACGCAATGGATAAAAATGTGGGCTTTAGGTACTTTTGGGTGTTTGTAAGGCATCCTAAGTGGAGGATATCGGATTTGCCTTGGCAACAATGGACTTTGGTGTCTGAAGTTGCAGTTGAAGCTGGGAATCAGAGGTTGGATAAATGGAATTTGATGGGACGGCTCGGGAATATGGCGAGGTCATTGATCACACAATGTGCAGCATGGATGAGACCTGATATTGTATATGTACAGAGGCCTGTGTATCAGTGTAGATTTGAGCCTCAAGATGACTTTTTTAAGGCATTAGCGCCGTTGCTTGATCCAGAAAGTGAGCAggattttttgtttgaattgGAGGACGATAATGGGAGGGTGGAGTTATGTACTTATTTTGGCGGGTTGTGTAAGATTGTGAGAGTGAATCCTAAGGCATTTGTGGATGATGTGGTAAAAGCGTATGAGAAATTGAATGATGAAAAGAAGTCCAAGTGTTTGGGGTTCTTGTTGAACAATCATCCTGTGATGTTGTTGCATCCTTATACGAAAGAGTGGAAGGCGAAATTGGAGGAAATGGAAATGGGATGTGATGCaccggatgatgatgatgattatgGTAGTAATAACAAGGGGGAGACCGAGATAGTGGACTGGATTGAGGACGATGAAGATGGTGAAGATGGCGATGAAGATGAGGGTCAGTATGATGTGGATCTGGATGCAAGAggaagtgatgatgatgagccgGGTATCAAGGAGGATGAGGATTCAAGTCAGGAAGAGGATGCTACATTCtgggatgaagaatttaagaaggcATTGGGTAGTAACGAAGCGATGGAGAAGTTTGCCAAGAAATATATGGAGACATCTACGAAATTTTATGAAAAGAATATAAGGGCAATGGAAGAGAAGGAAGAAGAAGCAAAGAGAAATGGAGATGAATTAGCTATGAGAGGTGTTAGAGCCAAAGTTAGCCCACAGGAGTGGGAGAATCTTGGATTTGGTCCTTTTAGAAGGAAACTTAAGAAAGGAAAAACTCCTCCTGAATTGTTCTTGCGAGCTGCAGTTAGACCATTCACTTATAAGAATCTGGTAAAGGAAATTGTGTTGACCAGACATGCAATAATAGAAGGCGAGATTGGTCAGAAGAAATGA